In Streptomyces sp. NBC_00683, the DNA window GGGCACCCAGGCACTCGCACTCGCCGGAGTGCCGTGGAGGCGGGACTGATGGCCGGATTCTCCGTTTCGCGCTACGCCCCCGAGCGTTCCTCCTGGGCCAAGCTCACCGCACGCGACTCCGTCGTCCGGCGGCTGGACTGGCCCCTGCTCGGGTCGGCCCTCGCGCTGTCCTTCATCGGCTCGCTCCTCGTCTGGTCGGCGACCCGCGGCCGTGACTCGCTCACCCACGGCGACCCGTACTACTTCCTGTTCCGGCACGCCCTCAACACCGGTATCGGTGTCGCCCTGATGGTCGGCACGATCTGGCTCGGCCACCGCACCCTGCGGGGAGCGGTGCCCGTCCTCTACGGACTGTCGGTCGTGCTCGTCCTCGCCGTCCTCACCCCGCTGGGCGCCACCGTCAACGGTGCGCACGCCTGGATCCTCCTTCCCGGTGGCTTCTCCCTCCAGCCCTCCGAGTTCACCAAGATCACGATCATCCTGGGCATGGCGATGCTGCTCGCCGCCCGGGTCGACGCGGGCGACCAGCTGCACCCCGACCACCGGACCGTCGCCAAGGCCCTCGGCCTGGCGCTCGTCCCGATGGCCGTGGTCATGCTGATGCCCGACCTCGGCTCCGTCATGGTCATGGCCGTCATCGTGCTCGGTGTCCTGCTCGCCTCCGGAGCGTCCAACCGCTGGGTCTTCGGACTCCTCGGCGCGGGGACGACGGGCGCCGTCGCCATCTGGCAGCTCGGCCTGCTCGACGACTACCAGATCGCCCGCTTCGCGGCCTTCGCCAACCCGGCGCTGGACCCGGCCGGCGTCGGCTACAACACCAACCAGGCGCGCATCGCCATCGGCTCCGGCGGGCTCAGCGGCACCGGGCTCTTCAAGGGCTCCCAGACCACGGGTCAGTTCGTGCCCG includes these proteins:
- the rodA gene encoding rod shape-determining protein RodA; its protein translation is MAGFSVSRYAPERSSWAKLTARDSVVRRLDWPLLGSALALSFIGSLLVWSATRGRDSLTHGDPYYFLFRHALNTGIGVALMVGTIWLGHRTLRGAVPVLYGLSVVLVLAVLTPLGATVNGAHAWILLPGGFSLQPSEFTKITIILGMAMLLAARVDAGDQLHPDHRTVAKALGLALVPMAVVMLMPDLGSVMVMAVIVLGVLLASGASNRWVFGLLGAGTTGAVAIWQLGLLDDYQIARFAAFANPALDPAGVGYNTNQARIAIGSGGLSGTGLFKGSQTTGQFVPEQQTDFVFTVAGEELGFLGAGLIIVLLGIVLWRACRIARETSELYGTIVAAGIIAWFAFQSFENIGMTLGIMPVAGLPLPFVSYGGSSMFAVWVAIGLLQSIRVQRPITA